In Halarcobacter bivalviorum, a genomic segment contains:
- a CDS encoding sensor histidine kinase gives MFNKEGIPFFTVIIPFLSILFIAFFATSYHLKVTNEAFDNSIKEYKQQYILKSNDSQNLEKQIHKKTLEHKKYQKEFTDFMVVLTIAIIIFMALFSLLMISIISDVVKKYKEEVENKEHKLQTLNKSLASKVAIGIEEGKRKDKAILQQSKLARMGSMINMIAHQWRQPLTELSGVLMELETATRFKKVTDNHILNSIERSDKMIEFMSNTIDDFRNFFKPDKKKEKFSVLDSCQKAINLINASLDDAKIKLIVDVKNDKQINGYPTEFSQVILNLLMNAKDILVEKEISTPKIVIIIETKGLLSIVRVKDNAGGIKPEHFDLIFDPYFSTKDSSKGTGLGLYISKLIIERNMGGEFSVSNDDEGAVFKIILAG, from the coding sequence ATGTTTAATAAAGAAGGGATTCCTTTTTTTACAGTTATTATTCCTTTTTTAAGTATATTATTTATAGCTTTTTTTGCTACTTCATATCATTTGAAAGTAACAAATGAAGCCTTTGATAATAGTATCAAAGAGTATAAACAACAATATATTTTAAAAAGCAATGACTCACAAAACCTAGAAAAACAAATTCATAAAAAAACTTTAGAACATAAAAAATACCAAAAAGAGTTTACTGATTTCATGGTTGTTCTTACTATAGCTATAATAATTTTTATGGCTCTTTTCTCTCTGTTAATGATTTCCATAATTTCAGATGTTGTTAAAAAATATAAAGAAGAAGTTGAAAATAAAGAACATAAACTTCAAACTCTAAATAAAAGCCTTGCAAGTAAAGTAGCTATTGGAATAGAAGAGGGTAAAAGAAAAGATAAGGCAATTTTACAACAATCAAAATTGGCAAGAATGGGTTCTATGATTAATATGATTGCCCATCAATGGAGACAACCTCTTACTGAATTATCTGGCGTATTAATGGAACTTGAAACAGCAACTAGATTTAAAAAAGTTACAGATAATCATATTTTAAACTCAATTGAAAGAAGTGATAAGATGATTGAGTTTATGTCAAATACTATTGATGATTTTAGAAACTTTTTTAAACCTGACAAGAAAAAAGAGAAATTCTCTGTTTTAGATTCTTGTCAAAAAGCTATAAATCTCATAAATGCTTCATTAGATGATGCTAAAATAAAGCTAATAGTTGATGTAAAAAATGATAAACAAATTAATGGTTATCCCACAGAGTTTTCACAAGTTATTTTAAATCTACTTATGAATGCAAAAGATATTTTAGTAGAGAAAGAGATTTCAACTCCTAAAATAGTAATAATTATTGAGACTAAAGGTTTATTAAGTATTGTAAGAGTTAAAGATAATGCAGGTGGAATAAAACCAGAGCATTTTGATTTGATTTTTGACCCTTACTTTAGTACCAAAGATTCTTCAAAAGGGACAGGTTTAGGTTTATATATTTCAAAACTTATTATTGAAAGAAATATGGGTGGAGAATTTAGTGTTTCAAATGATGATGAAGGTGCAGTTTTTAAAATCATTTTAGCAGGATAA
- a CDS encoding response regulator transcription factor, translating into MDEKLLEQLKSIPILCVEDEDGIRQIIVETLKYYFDEVYEAKDGEEAYEIYQEYKPKIILSDIQMKNCNGIEFVKRIRKEDSSTTIFMLTAYSNEEYLVDLINLNINHFILKPLNLKKLNEALLKFLNRTLEPIEIYEGIYLDLQKREINYNNETISLRKREKEFLQLLYEKKGSILSYEQIEDELWAEKEMTSHALKSFIKDLRHKLPVNVIKNVPQEGYTLAKFD; encoded by the coding sequence ATGGATGAAAAGTTATTAGAGCAGTTAAAAAGTATTCCAATTTTATGTGTAGAAGATGAAGATGGAATTAGACAAATAATTGTAGAGACTTTAAAATACTACTTTGATGAAGTTTATGAGGCAAAAGATGGTGAAGAAGCTTATGAAATATATCAAGAGTATAAGCCAAAGATTATTCTTTCAGATATACAGATGAAAAACTGTAATGGAATAGAATTTGTAAAAAGAATTAGAAAAGAGGACTCTTCAACTACAATTTTTATGTTGACAGCCTATTCAAATGAAGAGTATTTAGTTGATTTGATAAATTTAAATATTAATCATTTTATTTTAAAGCCTTTAAACCTAAAAAAACTAAATGAAGCCTTATTAAAGTTTCTAAATAGAACTTTAGAGCCTATTGAGATATATGAAGGAATCTATTTAGATTTACAAAAACGAGAAATAAACTATAATAATGAGACTATCTCTTTAAGAAAAAGAGAGAAAGAGTTTCTTCAACTTTTATATGAAAAAAAAGGCTCTATTTTAAGTTATGAGCAAATAGAAGACGAATTATGGGCTGAAAAAGAGATGACAAGTCATGCTCTAAAATCATTTATAAAAGATTTAAGACATAAATTACCAGTAAATGTAATCAAAAATGTTCCCCAAGAAGGGTATACTTTAGCAAAATTTGATTAA